From a single Populus nigra chromosome 18, ddPopNigr1.1, whole genome shotgun sequence genomic region:
- the LOC133678055 gene encoding protein ROOT HAIR DEFECTIVE 3 homolog 2-like → MEQGMQLIDGNGKFNVDGLKDFMTATEFAQSGLSYAIVAIIGSQSSGKSTLMNQTFHTNFEEMNAYSGRGQTTKGIWIAKCSDIDPFTIAMDFEGTDSNQRGEDDTAFEKQSTLFALAIADVVLINMWYKDIGLENAASRPLLKTVFQVMKRLFKPRKKTLLFVLRDHSKTPLEYLETALLEDIEKIWVAVAEPETLSSAPLREFFNVEITALPYYEFQKEKFKEQVAQLRQRFVHSIYPGRLVGDRQEVEPASVFPLRAEEIWKIIKENKDLDLPAVKVMVATVRCEEIADEKIKCFTFDEDWLQIKEAVQAGPVSGFGGAVSSILETYLSEYDREVVYFDQEVRNEKRRQLLSNALMVIRDAYDTMLMHLYSNTVKSFKTRLEQSQNEGQEYVVDIHLYSQSCMVEFDQGCEDAAIQQSEWNASKFREKLICDMLSEMMAKYKKQITHALAKRVESLLESGERDTWASIGNLFECNTEAAVSEFSDVVVSFNLNSSEIDTKSKHLREHARNILETKAREAADAWRVLMRMKDRFSKDFNHDENSTSWYNLTPERNLDEIERDALSASLRILSIIAAIRFDGMPDQIEKVLYSSLMDRIVPDPSLQNTFMGATLDPLASDTWEEVSPEATTLLKPEDCKSLWMNFIEEIEPMVTGARSRQDGRRRTRSYAAAAAAGVGVGVVVAGPVAVVNAAMIFLRAWRWGQQL, encoded by the exons ATGGAGCAAGGCATGCAGCTGATTGATGGAAATGGCAAGTTCAACGTGGATGGACTCAAAGACTTCATGACAGCCACCGAGTTCGCGCAGTCCGGTCTCTCCTATGCTATTGTTGCCATCATTGGCTCACAGAGTAGCG GGAAAAGTACCCTAATGAATCAGACCTTCCATACCAATTTCGAGGAGATGAATGCATACAGTGGaag AGGCCAAACAACCAAGGGCATTTGGATTGCAAAGTGTAGTGATATTGACCCTTTTACGATTGCCATGGATTTCGAGGGAACCGACAGCAATCAAAGAGGCGAG GATGACACAGCGTTTGAGAAACAAAGCACCCTATTTGCCTTGGCAATCGCTGACGTTGTTTTGATAAACAT GTGGTACAAAGACATTGGTCTGGAAAATGCAGCCAGCAGACCCCTTTTAAAAACAGTTTTCCAG GTCATGAAGCGTTTATTCAAGCCCCGCAAAAAAACACTACTGTTCGTTCTACGTGATCACTCAAAG ACTCCACTTGAATATTTAGAGACTGCTCTCTTAGAAGATATTGAGAAG ATTTGGGTTGCAGTTGCTGAGCCTGAGACTCTCAGTAGTGCTCCTCTCAGAGAGTTTTTTAAT GTGGAGATCACTGCTTTGCCTTACTATGAATTCCAAAAGGAGAAATTTAAAGAGCAG GTTGCTCAACTGAGGCAGCGGTTTGTCCATTCCATTTATCCAGGACGTCTTGTTGGTGACAGGCAGGAAGTTGAACCTGCCTCAGTGTTTCCTCTTCGTGCAGAAGAGatttggaaaataataaaagaaaacaaggatTTAGATCTTCCTGCTGTCAAG GTCATGGTTGCCACTGTTCGATGTGAAGAGATTGCTGATGAGAAGATCAAATGCTTTACATTCGATGAG GATTGGTTGCAAATAAAGGAAGCTGTTCAAGCTGGTCCAGTATCAGGGTTTGGAGGAGCTGTCAGTTCTATTTTGGAAACCTATCTTTCAGA ATATGACAGGGAGGTAGTCTATTTTGATCAAGAAGTACGAAATGAAAAACGGCGACAGTTGTTGTCAAATGCGTTGATG GTGATACGCGATGCCTATGATACCATGCTGATGCATTTGTATTCGAACACagttaaaagttttaaaactaggCTGGAACAGTCACAGAATGAAGGACAAGAATATGTTGTTGATATTCATCTCTATTCCCAATCTTGCATGGTCGAGTTTGATCAAGGATGTGAAG ATGCTGCCATTCAACAGAGTGAGTGGAATGCTTCAAAATTCCGCGAAAAACTTATTTGTGATATGTTGTCAGAAATGATGGCAAAGTACAAG AAACAAATAACGCATGCGCTTGCCAAAAGAGTAGAATCCTTGTTGGAATCTGGTGAAAGAGATACATGGGCATCAATAGGAAATCTTTTTGAGTGCAACACTGAGGCTGCTGTATCAGAGTTTTCAGATGTTGTTGTTAGCTTCAATTTGAACAGTTCTGAAATCGACACTAAATCGAAACATTTGAGGGAGCATGCCAGAAATATATTGGAGACGAAGGCAAGAGAAGCAGCAGATGCATGGAGAGTTCTGATGCGCATGAAGGATAG GTTTTCAAAGGACTTCAATCATGATGAAAACTCAACTTCATGGTATAATTTGACTCCGGAAAGAAACCTCGATGAAATTGAAAGGGACGCTCTCTCTGCG TCTTTGAGAATACTATCAATCATTGCGGCCATCCGCTTCGATGGAATGCCTGATCAGATTGAGAAGGTACTCTATTCCTCTCTTATGGATAGAATTGTTCCTGATCCATCTTTGCAAAATACGTTCATGGGAGCTACACTGGACCCCCTTGCCTCAGACACATGGGAAGAG GTTTCTCCAGAAGCTACCACTCTACTTAAACCAGAGGACTGCAAATCATTGTGGATGAATTTCATAGAAGAGATAGAGCCTATGGTGACCGGAGCTAGATCCCGCCAG GATGGTCGCAGGAGAACTCGAAGCTATgctgcggctgcggctgcgggggtgggggtgggggttgTGGTGGCGGGGCCTGTTGCAGTGGTAAATGCAGCGATGATCTTCTTGAGAGCGTGGAGGTGGGGACAACAGTTATAA